In one Methylobacterium sp. SyP6R genomic region, the following are encoded:
- a CDS encoding flagellar assembly protein FliX: protein MRVDTRLAAAPLSGAGSRTLPAGGVFTLGLEGARGPVSAGSAMPLASLSAILTLQGQDEIAADRRRRATKRGHDLLDALDRLKAALLGGRVAVSDLKAIAARLAERNGSTGDPRLDDLLAHIELRAQVELAKIEMAGK, encoded by the coding sequence ATGCGCGTCGACACACGCCTCGCGGCCGCTCCCCTGTCGGGAGCCGGTTCGCGCACCCTGCCGGCAGGCGGCGTGTTCACCCTCGGGCTGGAGGGCGCCCGCGGGCCGGTGAGCGCCGGCAGCGCGATGCCGCTCGCCAGCCTGAGCGCCATCCTGACCCTCCAGGGCCAGGACGAGATCGCCGCCGACCGCCGCCGCCGGGCGACGAAGCGCGGCCACGACCTCCTCGACGCCCTCGACCGCCTCAAGGCCGCGCTCCTCGGCGGCCGGGTCGCCGTGAGCGACCTGAAGGCCATCGCCGCCCGCCTCGCGGAGCGCAACGGCAGCACCGGCGATCCCCGCCTCGACGACCTCCTCGCCCATATCGAGCTGCGGGCGCAGGTGGAACTGGCAAAGATCGAGATGGCGGGGAAGTGA
- a CDS encoding MBOAT family O-acyltransferase, giving the protein MLFNSFPFLLGFLPVALVLHALVALHRPGWRLPLLVLLSLVFYGWWDPRFVPLLMASIGLNWLVARWFGQSRAALLVPLAIAANLAVLALFKYAGFLAGLAALLPGLHDLSRPSLALPLGISFFTFHHVMYLTDLRAGRAPQMNLTRYALYIAFFPQVLAGPLVRWSEILHQFDEKPYARPDAAERFGRGLMLLCIGLAKKVFLGDPLAAYANPVFEAAAAGKVVSVAEAWQGTLAFTFQIYFDFSGYTDMALGLALLFGIVLPQNFDVPYRATSLRDFWRRWHMTLSRFLRDYLYIPFGGNRRGLSVQVAASFATMTLGGLWHGAGLTFVAWGAAHGAGLGIVTLWRRAGLRMPALLGWALTFAFVALTWVLFRATSFEAALAVFKGLFGFAPSGHGFKWRAFAPAMLVALVGPTAWAAVHRLPPRPALAIAFAVLLVAVLLRIGDDANYEFIYFQF; this is encoded by the coding sequence ATGCTGTTCAACTCCTTCCCGTTCCTCCTCGGCTTCCTGCCGGTCGCCCTCGTCCTCCACGCGCTCGTGGCCCTGCACCGGCCGGGCTGGCGGCTGCCGCTGCTGGTCTTGCTCTCGCTCGTCTTCTACGGCTGGTGGGATCCGCGCTTCGTGCCGCTGCTCATGGCCTCGATCGGGCTGAACTGGCTCGTCGCGCGCTGGTTCGGGCAAAGCCGCGCCGCGCTCCTGGTCCCGCTCGCCATCGCGGCGAACCTCGCGGTGCTGGCCCTGTTCAAGTATGCGGGGTTCCTTGCCGGCCTCGCGGCACTCCTGCCGGGGCTCCACGACTTAAGCAGGCCGAGCCTGGCGCTCCCGCTCGGCATCTCGTTCTTCACCTTCCATCACGTGATGTACCTGACCGACCTGCGCGCCGGCCGGGCGCCGCAGATGAATCTCACGCGCTACGCCCTCTACATCGCGTTCTTCCCGCAGGTGCTCGCCGGGCCGCTGGTGCGCTGGAGCGAGATCCTCCACCAGTTCGACGAGAAACCCTATGCAAGGCCGGACGCCGCCGAGCGCTTCGGTCGCGGCCTGATGCTGCTGTGCATCGGGTTGGCCAAGAAGGTCTTCCTCGGCGATCCGCTCGCGGCCTATGCCAACCCGGTCTTCGAGGCGGCCGCCGCCGGCAAGGTGGTGAGCGTCGCGGAGGCCTGGCAGGGCACGCTCGCTTTCACGTTCCAGATCTATTTCGACTTCTCGGGCTATACCGACATGGCGCTCGGCCTCGCGCTGCTGTTCGGGATCGTGCTGCCGCAGAACTTCGACGTGCCCTACCGCGCCACCTCGCTGCGGGACTTCTGGCGGCGCTGGCACATGACCTTGTCGCGCTTCCTGCGCGACTACCTCTACATCCCGTTCGGCGGCAACCGCCGGGGCTTGAGCGTCCAGGTCGCCGCCTCGTTCGCCACCATGACGCTCGGCGGGTTGTGGCACGGCGCCGGCCTCACCTTCGTCGCCTGGGGGGCGGCGCACGGGGCGGGCCTCGGAATCGTCACCCTGTGGCGAAGAGCCGGCCTGCGGATGCCGGCTCTCCTCGGCTGGGCGCTGACCTTCGCTTTCGTCGCCCTGACCTGGGTGCTGTTCCGCGCCACCAGCTTCGAGGCGGCGTTGGCCGTGTTCAAGGGGCTGTTCGGCTTCGCGCCGTCCGGCCACGGCTTCAAGTGGCGGGCCTTCGCGCCCGCCATGCTGGTGGCGCTCGTCGGCCCGACCGCTTGGGCCGCGGTCCATCGCCTGCCGCCGCGGCCGGCCCTGGCGATCGCCTTCGCGGTGCTCCTCGTGGCGGTGCTGCTGCGCATCGGCGACGACGCCAATTACGAGTTCATCTATTTCCAGTTCTGA
- the dksA gene encoding RNA polymerase-binding protein DksA — protein MAKIVIEEGYAPSDAEPFMNERQREYFRRKLQGWKQDILREAQDTLVALQSENENHPDLTDRASSETDRAIELRARDRQRKLIAKIDSALARIEDGSYGYCEETGEPISLKRLEARPIATLSLEAQERHERRERVYRDD, from the coding sequence ATGGCGAAGATCGTGATCGAGGAGGGCTATGCCCCCAGTGACGCCGAGCCCTTCATGAACGAGCGTCAGCGGGAGTATTTCCGCCGCAAGCTCCAGGGGTGGAAGCAAGACATTCTGCGCGAGGCCCAGGACACGCTGGTGGCGTTGCAGAGCGAGAACGAGAATCACCCTGACCTGACCGACCGCGCCTCGTCCGAAACCGACCGGGCGATCGAATTGCGGGCTCGCGACCGGCAGCGCAAGCTGATCGCCAAGATCGATTCGGCCCTCGCCCGGATCGAGGACGGCTCCTACGGCTATTGCGAGGAGACCGGCGAGCCGATCTCCCTCAAGCGCCTGGAGGCCCGGCCGATCGCGACCCTGTCGCTGGAAGCCCAGGAACGCCACGAGCGCCGGGAGCGGGTGTACCGGGACGATTGA
- the flgH gene encoding flagellar basal body L-ring protein FlgH yields the protein MILARLAMVGLTAALLAGCNTADRLTQIGATPALSAIDDPTAQPGYRPVRLPMPDVQPVSYASNSLWRTGSRAFFKDQRAAKVGDLVTVKINVTDKANLNNETKRSRSNSESFGMPNAFGLETKSKLLAGMDPAKMLTTDATTSNDGAGSVQRAETVTTSVAAIVTQVLPNGNLVLEGRQEIRINFEVRELIVGGVVRPEDIESDNTIDSSKIAQARIAYGGRGQITDVQQPRYGQQFLDIVLPF from the coding sequence ATGATCCTCGCTCGCCTCGCCATGGTCGGCCTCACGGCCGCGCTGCTCGCCGGCTGCAACACCGCCGACCGCCTCACCCAGATCGGCGCGACGCCGGCTCTGTCGGCGATCGACGACCCGACCGCGCAGCCCGGCTACCGCCCGGTGCGATTGCCGATGCCGGACGTCCAGCCGGTCTCCTACGCCTCGAACTCGCTCTGGCGCACCGGCTCGCGCGCCTTCTTCAAGGACCAGCGCGCCGCCAAGGTCGGCGACCTCGTGACAGTGAAGATCAACGTCACCGACAAGGCGAACCTCAACAACGAGACCAAGCGCTCGCGCTCGAACAGCGAATCGTTCGGGATGCCGAACGCGTTCGGCCTCGAGACGAAGAGCAAGCTGCTCGCCGGCATGGACCCGGCGAAGATGCTCACCACCGACGCCACCACCTCGAACGACGGCGCCGGCTCGGTGCAGCGGGCCGAGACGGTGACCACCAGCGTGGCGGCGATCGTCACGCAGGTGCTGCCGAACGGCAACCTGGTGCTGGAAGGCCGCCAGGAGATCCGCATCAACTTCGAGGTGCGCGAACTCATCGTCGGCGGCGTGGTGCGGCCGGAGGACATCGAGTCCGACAACACCATCGATTCGAGCAAGATCGCCCAGGCCCGCATCGCCTATGGCGGCCGCGGCCAGATCACCGACGTGCAGCAGCCGCGCTACGGCCAGCAATTCCTGGATATCGTGCTGCCGTTCTGA
- the flgA gene encoding flagellar basal body P-ring formation chaperone FlgA, producing MSAPMIDLAPVVHVPAVPEARRALLGPGILSRTALTLLAFGLLTLPVLAGERLSLKGDITAERDVITLGDLVAGAPPALAQKALFRAPALGTSGTIQVRRIVEATAGLGLDAPESGGRLQISVQRAARRIAAPEIEGAVKAALAKVRGLEAGSVTIAFEGEPPVLTVPPELNAAVTAQEVTYDPRSRRVSALVVVGERQASLRVSGQIVEMADVAVLTRAINRGETLSAPDIAVERRPREGLPADSAADAAAFIGQVAQRPLGAGTALRAGELSRPDLVARGESVTIVYETPGVALSLRGQARDGGPLGAVIGVVNPVSKKVIQATVIGPGRVTVAPIMPVTAAAPAARLASARP from the coding sequence ATGAGCGCCCCGATGATCGACCTCGCTCCCGTCGTCCACGTCCCCGCGGTTCCCGAGGCCCGCCGCGCGCTGCTCGGGCCCGGCATCCTGTCGCGCACCGCGCTGACGCTCTTGGCTTTCGGCCTCCTCACCCTGCCGGTGCTCGCCGGCGAGCGCCTCTCGCTCAAGGGCGACATCACCGCCGAGCGCGACGTCATTACCCTCGGCGACCTCGTCGCCGGGGCGCCGCCGGCGCTGGCCCAGAAGGCCCTGTTCCGGGCGCCGGCGCTCGGCACCTCCGGCACGATCCAGGTCCGGCGCATCGTCGAGGCGACGGCCGGGCTCGGGCTCGACGCGCCGGAGAGCGGCGGCCGGCTCCAGATCTCGGTGCAGCGCGCGGCCCGCCGCATCGCCGCCCCGGAGATCGAGGGCGCGGTGAAGGCGGCGCTCGCCAAGGTCCGCGGCCTCGAGGCCGGCTCCGTCACGATCGCCTTCGAGGGCGAGCCGCCGGTGCTGACTGTGCCGCCGGAGCTCAATGCCGCGGTCACCGCCCAGGAAGTGACCTACGATCCCCGCAGCCGCCGGGTCTCCGCCCTGGTGGTGGTGGGCGAGCGCCAGGCCTCGCTGCGGGTGTCGGGCCAGATCGTCGAGATGGCCGACGTCGCGGTGCTGACCCGGGCGATCAACCGGGGCGAGACCCTGTCGGCCCCCGACATCGCGGTCGAGCGCCGCCCGCGCGAGGGCCTGCCGGCCGATAGCGCGGCGGATGCCGCCGCCTTCATCGGCCAGGTGGCGCAGCGACCGCTCGGCGCCGGCACGGCGCTCCGCGCCGGCGAGCTGAGTCGGCCGGACCTCGTCGCCCGCGGCGAGTCGGTCACCATCGTGTACGAGACCCCGGGCGTGGCTCTGTCGCTGCGCGGTCAGGCCCGCGACGGCGGGCCGCTCGGCGCGGTGATCGGGGTGGTCAACCCGGTCTCCAAGAAGGTGATCCAGGCCACCGTGATCGGCCCCGGCCGCGTCACCGTGGCGCCGATCATGCCGGTGACGGCGGCGGCCCCGGCCGCCCGCCTCGCCTCGGCCCGGCCGTGA
- the flgG gene encoding flagellar basal-body rod protein FlgG yields MRALYAAATGMAAQELNVQVISNNIANLRTTGYKRQQAHFQDLLYQNLRRAGTATSDQNNQLPAGLAIGSGVKTTSTARVMSQGTLTSTEKTYDIAVRGEGFFQVTMPDGRTSYTRDGSFDLDAQGQIVTREGYLMNPNITVPNNATSVTISASGIVQATIPGQTAPQNLGQIQMARFVNKVGLESIGDNLFVETLASGPPITGNPGTDGFGNLQQSYLEEANVNAVSEISSLIAAQRAYEMNSKVVTAADQMLSTTSQMFRG; encoded by the coding sequence ATGCGCGCGCTCTACGCCGCCGCCACCGGCATGGCGGCCCAGGAACTCAACGTCCAGGTCATCTCGAACAACATCGCGAACCTGCGCACCACCGGGTACAAGCGCCAGCAGGCGCATTTCCAGGATCTGCTCTACCAGAACCTGCGCCGGGCCGGCACCGCGACCTCGGACCAGAACAACCAGCTGCCGGCGGGCCTCGCCATCGGCTCGGGCGTCAAGACCACCTCGACCGCCCGGGTGATGTCGCAGGGCACCCTCACCTCGACCGAGAAGACCTACGACATCGCGGTGCGCGGCGAGGGCTTCTTCCAGGTCACGATGCCGGACGGGCGGACCTCCTATACCCGCGACGGCTCGTTCGACCTCGATGCGCAGGGGCAGATCGTCACCCGCGAAGGCTACCTGATGAATCCGAACATCACGGTGCCGAACAACGCCACCAGCGTCACGATAAGCGCCTCGGGCATCGTCCAGGCGACGATCCCCGGCCAGACCGCGCCGCAGAATCTCGGCCAGATCCAGATGGCCCGGTTCGTCAACAAGGTCGGCCTGGAATCGATCGGCGACAACCTGTTCGTCGAGACCCTGGCCTCGGGCCCGCCGATCACCGGCAATCCCGGCACCGACGGGTTCGGCAACCTGCAGCAGAGCTACCTCGAAGAGGCCAACGTCAACGCGGTCTCGGAGATCTCCTCGCTGATCGCCGCGCAGCGCGCCTACGAGATGAACTCGAAGGTCGTGACCGCCGCCGACCAGATGCTCTCCACCACCTCGCAGATGTTCCGCGGATGA
- the flgF gene encoding flagellar basal-body rod protein FlgF, translated as MQNAQLIGLSSQMALGRELEVIANNMANVTTTGFKARTTRFQEYLMPKASAETFQRPDRKVSYVIDAAAPLDMQQGPIEPTGNPLNAAIRGEAFFAVQTPQGERYTRNGAFELNPQGQIVTSDGYPVLGDGGPIQIGQQETGLALGPDGTVSTNQGTRGRLRLVTFANPQGLTNAGGNLYASNTPAQPAGPQGRIEPGALERSNVRPVLAMSRMLEVNRTYQLVSDTVSRLDSLRGQAIQRLADVGNA; from the coding sequence GTGCAGAATGCTCAGTTGATCGGGCTCTCGTCCCAGATGGCCCTCGGGCGCGAGCTCGAGGTCATCGCCAACAACATGGCCAACGTCACCACGACGGGCTTCAAGGCGCGCACGACGCGCTTCCAGGAATACCTGATGCCGAAGGCGAGCGCGGAGACCTTCCAGCGCCCCGACCGCAAGGTCTCCTACGTCATCGACGCGGCAGCCCCCCTCGACATGCAGCAGGGGCCGATCGAGCCGACCGGCAACCCGCTCAACGCGGCGATCCGCGGCGAGGCGTTCTTCGCGGTGCAGACGCCGCAGGGCGAGCGCTACACCCGCAACGGCGCCTTCGAGCTGAACCCGCAAGGCCAGATCGTGACGAGCGACGGCTACCCGGTGCTCGGCGACGGCGGCCCGATCCAGATCGGCCAGCAGGAGACCGGGCTGGCGCTCGGGCCGGACGGCACCGTCTCGACCAACCAGGGCACCCGCGGCCGCCTGCGGCTGGTCACCTTCGCCAACCCGCAAGGCCTGACGAATGCCGGCGGCAACCTCTATGCGTCGAACACGCCCGCCCAACCGGCGGGGCCGCAAGGGCGGATCGAGCCCGGCGCGCTCGAGCGCTCGAACGTCCGCCCTGTGCTCGCGATGAGCCGGATGCTGGAGGTCAACCGCACCTACCAGCTCGTCTCCGACACGGTCTCGCGGCTCGATTCCTTACGCGGCCAGGCGATCCAGCGCCTCGCCGACGTCGGCAACGCGTAA
- the fliL gene encoding flagellar basal body-associated protein FliL: protein MAKKPKKAPTPEGDGEGEEGAAPAAGGGKKKLIIIVAAFLVLAGGGGGGFLFMRSRAAHAEKAASEQKVPVAFMDVREMTMNLMPEPGQTQPRFLKLKVALEVRDAKVASEIQPLMPRVEDTFQVFVRDLRVGDFEAAGGTYRLREELLRRVNVAVYPAKVDAVLFKDFIIQ from the coding sequence ATGGCCAAGAAGCCGAAGAAGGCCCCGACGCCGGAGGGCGACGGGGAAGGCGAGGAGGGGGCGGCCCCGGCCGCAGGCGGCGGCAAGAAGAAGCTCATCATCATCGTCGCGGCTTTTCTGGTGCTGGCGGGTGGCGGGGGCGGCGGCTTCCTGTTCATGCGCAGCCGCGCGGCCCATGCCGAGAAGGCGGCCTCCGAGCAGAAGGTGCCGGTGGCGTTCATGGATGTCCGCGAGATGACCATGAACCTGATGCCCGAGCCCGGGCAGACGCAGCCGCGCTTCCTGAAGCTGAAGGTGGCGCTGGAGGTGCGGGATGCGAAGGTGGCCTCCGAGATCCAGCCGCTGATGCCGCGGGTCGAGGACACGTTCCAGGTCTTCGTGCGCGACCTGCGCGTCGGCGACTTCGAGGCCGCCGGGGGCACCTATCGCCTGCGCGAGGAGCTGCTGCGGCGCGTCAACGTGGCGGTCTATCCCGCCAAGGTCGACGCGGTGCTCTTCAAGGACTTCATCATCCAATAA
- the fliM gene encoding flagellar motor switch protein FliM, whose product MAGPDDTIDDDDWASALIEQGGGGDASLAEEWGAALAEQGTTTQSNDMAAEWANMIDEGESENLPELAGNDRILNQEEIDQVLGFSLRELSASGAGGIRAIVDSGVVSYERLPMLEIVFDRMIRLLSTSLRNFFQDNVEVTLDNITSVRFGDYLNAIPLPTLLGVFRADAWENSGLVTVESNLAYSTLDLLLGGKRGGSSIRLDGRPFTPIEMQLVRRMVEIILTDLEASFQPLSPVRFLIDRIETNPRFATITRPANAAILIDLKLDMEGRGGLLQILFPYAAIEPIRDLLLQSFMGEKLGRDHIWEGHLATEIFQADVAVEAVLHEMSLPLRRVMKLEVGDTIMFDAKPTDLITLRCGDWAMTQGRIGRLDDSIAVQVTRPLRRARTTFAAFEASMQNRKDG is encoded by the coding sequence GTGGCCGGACCTGACGATACCATCGACGACGACGACTGGGCCTCGGCCCTGATCGAGCAGGGCGGGGGCGGCGACGCCTCCCTGGCGGAGGAATGGGGCGCGGCGCTCGCCGAGCAGGGGACCACCACCCAGTCGAACGACATGGCGGCCGAATGGGCCAACATGATCGACGAGGGCGAGTCGGAGAACCTGCCCGAGCTCGCCGGCAACGACCGCATCCTGAACCAGGAGGAGATCGACCAGGTCCTCGGCTTCTCGCTGCGGGAACTCTCGGCCTCGGGCGCGGGCGGCATCCGGGCCATCGTCGATTCGGGCGTCGTCTCGTACGAGCGCCTGCCGATGCTCGAGATCGTCTTCGACCGGATGATCCGGTTGTTGTCGACCTCGTTGCGCAACTTCTTCCAGGACAACGTCGAGGTCACCCTCGACAACATCACCTCGGTGCGCTTCGGCGACTACCTGAACGCGATCCCGCTGCCGACCCTGCTCGGCGTGTTCCGGGCCGATGCCTGGGAGAATTCGGGCCTCGTCACGGTCGAGTCGAACCTCGCCTACTCGACCCTCGACCTGCTGCTCGGCGGCAAGCGCGGCGGCTCCAGCATCCGCCTGGACGGGCGGCCGTTCACGCCGATCGAGATGCAGCTGGTGCGCCGGATGGTCGAGATCATCCTGACCGACCTCGAGGCCTCGTTCCAGCCGCTCTCGCCGGTGCGCTTCCTCATCGACCGGATCGAGACCAACCCGCGCTTCGCCACCATCACCCGGCCGGCCAACGCGGCGATCCTGATCGACCTCAAGCTCGACATGGAAGGCCGCGGCGGCCTGCTCCAGATCCTGTTTCCCTATGCGGCGATCGAGCCGATCCGCGACCTGCTGCTCCAGAGCTTCATGGGCGAGAAGCTCGGCCGCGACCACATCTGGGAAGGCCATCTCGCCACCGAGATCTTCCAGGCCGACGTCGCCGTCGAGGCGGTGCTGCACGAGATGTCGCTGCCGTTGCGCCGGGTGATGAAGCTGGAGGTCGGCGACACCATCATGTTCGACGCCAAGCCCACCGACCTCATCACCCTGCGCTGCGGCGACTGGGCGATGACGCAAGGCCGGATCGGCCGCCTCGACGACAGCATCGCCGTGCAGGTCACCCGTCCCCTGCGCCGCGCCCGTACCACCTTCGCGGCCTTCGAGGCCTCGATGCAGAACCGCAAGGACGGTTGA
- a CDS encoding DUF6468 domain-containing protein has protein sequence MSLIVSILADLLVAVLLVACIATSVSLGRRITRLKGDESAMRQTIGDLMVATESAERAITGLRTTLSECDRTLGERLRLAERTNADLAAQLQAGDEVLSRIARIVSQARAAVPGEAAQAPFAQAFAQQAEAAPSPAAPAYAPAASAAPFAPAAPVATAHASAVPEPRPVSTGERLGAAAAAARALSERALSRLQAQAA, from the coding sequence GTGAGCCTGATCGTCAGCATCCTGGCCGACCTGCTGGTGGCGGTCCTCCTCGTCGCCTGCATCGCGACCTCGGTCAGCCTCGGCCGCCGCATCACCCGCCTCAAGGGCGACGAATCGGCGATGCGCCAGACCATCGGCGACCTGATGGTGGCGACCGAATCCGCCGAGCGGGCGATCACCGGCCTGCGCACCACGCTCTCCGAGTGCGACCGCACGCTCGGCGAGCGCCTGCGCCTGGCCGAGCGCACCAATGCCGACCTCGCCGCCCAGCTCCAGGCCGGCGACGAGGTGCTGTCGCGCATCGCCCGCATCGTCTCCCAGGCCCGGGCGGCGGTGCCCGGCGAGGCGGCGCAAGCCCCGTTCGCTCAGGCGTTCGCGCAGCAGGCCGAGGCCGCGCCGTCCCCCGCCGCGCCGGCCTACGCCCCTGCGGCGTCCGCGGCCCCATTCGCGCCCGCGGCGCCCGTCGCAACGGCCCATGCCTCCGCCGTGCCCGAGCCGCGGCCGGTCTCCACCGGCGAGCGCCTCGGCGCCGCCGCCGCCGCCGCCCGCGCCCTCAGCGAGCGCGCCCTGAGCCGCCTGCAGGCCCAGGCCGCATGA